One part of the Drosophila teissieri strain GT53w chromosome 3R, Prin_Dtei_1.1, whole genome shotgun sequence genome encodes these proteins:
- the LOC122621542 gene encoding uridine diphosphate glucose pyrophosphatase NUDT14: MLKLLVNLGRYCCSSAKSGFKMQPSCISRIWFGPMPKDSSWIKPGRLHFIENDVEKQVDIIKTIDGVVVILYNKSREKLIFVRQFRGAVYQGIHSAGSSDMSKGEADLDKFPPELGVTLELCGGAVDKDKSIVEIAKEEVLEECGYEVPTESLQHVYDYRSGIGTSSSAMTLFYCEVCDAQKVSQGGGVESEEIQVLEMSLEETRKLVQTGAVTNGGPSCLLGLLWFFLHKAPKAST; this comes from the coding sequence atgTTAAAACTACTGGTCAACCTGGGTCGCTACTGCTGCTCGTCAGCCAAATCGGGTTTCAAGATGCAGCCAAGTTGCATTTCAAGGATTTGGTTTGGTCCGATGCCCAAGGACTCGAGTTGGATAAAACCAGGTCGTCTTCACTTCATCGAAAACGATGTGGAGAAACAAGTGGACATTATAAAAACCATAGATGGCGTGGTGGTGATACTATACAACAAATCCCGGGAAAAATTGATCTTCGTGCGTCAGTTCAGGGGAGCGGTTTACCAGGGAATACATTCAGCTGGATCATCCGACATGTCCAAAGGAGAAGCTGATCTGGACAAGTTTCCACCCGAACTAGGAGTTACTTTGGAACTCTGCGGCGGCGCCGTGGACAAGGACAAAAGCATTGTGGAGATCGCCAAGGAGGAGGTCCTTGAAGAATGCGGTTACGAGGTGCCCACCGAATCCCTGCAACATGTCTACGACTATAGATCGGGAATTGGTACCTCCAGTAGTGCCATGACATTGTTCTACTGCGAGGTGTGTGATGCCCAAAAGGTCTCGCAAGGCGGAGGCGTTGAATCGGAGGAAATCCAGGTGCTGGAAATGTCCTTGGAGGAGACGAGGAAACTGGTGCAAACTGGGGCCGTAACTAATGGTGGACCCTCCTGCTTGCTGGGACTGCTATGGTTCTTTCTGCACAAGGCACCCAAAGCTTCTACATAG
- the LOC122620749 gene encoding uridine diphosphate glucose pyrophosphatase NUDT14: MENVSKIWLGPLPQDSPYVKPFRLYYVQNGVEKNWDLLKVHDSVAIILYNTFRQKLVLVRQFRPAVYHGIISSAKGTFDEVDLKEFPPAIGVTLELCAGIVDKNKSWVEIAREEVVEECGYDVPVERIEEVMVYRSGVGSSGAKQTMYYCEVTDADKATGGGGVDDEIIEVVELSLEEAKRMIQQGAVNNSPPSCLMGLMWFFANRAPCAKA; the protein is encoded by the exons ATGGAGAACGTTTCCAAGATCTGGCTGGGTCCCCTGCCCCAGGACTCGCCCTACGTGAAGCCCTTCCGGCTGTACTACGTCCAGAATGGCGTGGAGAAGAACTGGGACCTGCTGAAGGTCCACGATAGTGTGGCTATCATCTTGTACAACACGTTTCGCCAGAAACTGGTCTTGGTTCGCCAGTTCCGACCCGCCGTCTATCACGGCATCATCTCCAGCGCCAAGGGCACCTTCGACGAGGTGGACCTCAAGGAGTTTCCGCCCGCCATCGGCGTCACTTTGGAACTCTGCGCCGGCATCGtggacaaaaacaagagctgGGTGGAAATCGCTCGGGAGGAAGTGGTCGAGGAGTGTGGCTACGATGTCCCAGTGGAACGGATCGAGGAAGTCATGGTCTACcg ATCTGGAGTTGGTTCATCGGGTGCCAAGCAAACCATGTATTACTGCGAGGTGACCGATGCGGACAAGGCCACcggtggcggcggcgtcgACGACGAGATTATCGAGGTGGTGGAGCTGTCCCTGGAGGAGGCGAAGCGAATGATCCAGCAGGGAGCCGTGAACAACAGTCCGCCCAGCTGCCTGATGGGTCTAATGTGGTTCTTCGCCAATCGGGCACCCTGTGCGAAGGCCTAG